The sequence below is a genomic window from Schistocerca nitens isolate TAMUIC-IGC-003100 chromosome 4, iqSchNite1.1, whole genome shotgun sequence.
GAAAGACGTATTatatacactatgtacaagagccaagagcgaactGTAAGAGTGGAAGACAAAAACCGAAGTGCTCAAATTAAAAAGGATGTGAGACAGGACTCGTTTCTCGCCCTTACTATTAGTCTGTACATCGAAAactaataacagaaataaaagaaatgttcaaaattcagggtgaaaggatatcaatgataagattcgctaatgacattgctacctTGAGTAAAAGTGAAGGATCTGTTGAATGTCATGAACAGTTAAATGAGTAcaaaatacggactgagagtaaatcgaaagtaatgattgagaagtagcagaaatgagaacagagacaaacttaacatcagaattagggATCACGATATTAAGGAATTTTGTTACATACGCAGCAAAATAAACCCTGATGGACGGAGCTacggggacataaaaagcagactaccactggcggaaagggcattcctgggcaagagaaatcCGCTAGTAGCATACATAGATCTTAAATttacaagaaatttctgagaaatctgCTTGTATCAAACATTAAGTCCTTACTGtccgaggaagaagtttctgataaTATACCTTTGGAACACAGCACTGCATGgcagtgaaacactgactgtgggaaaacaagaacaaaagagattagaagcatttgagatgtggtgctacgaacagtgttgaaaattaggtgggctgataaggtgtacaatgaggaggttctccgtagaatgggcgaggaaaggaatatgtggaaaatagaagaacggacaggatgataggatatctgttaagacataagggaataataTACGTGGTTCTTGAGGGAGCTGTAGcgagtaaaaactacagaggaaatcagagattggaatgcagccagcaaataagtgaggactttggttgtaattgctactctgagatgaaaagattggcacaggagaggatttcggcGTGGACAGCATCAAAccggtcggaagactgatgactcaaaaaagaaaacacGAGGGTGGAATTGGGAGGTTGGGGAAGTAAAACTTAACTGTTTGGAAAATTACGTATTGCTAAGGTCGACACTATTGAGCATACACCAGTTACATGTGAACCTGTAAAGTACGGAAATAATGCTAGGAAAAATAAAGATAGTTTGCTACCTAAATTacagaaacatacatttttatttttgtttgttttttaggaAAAAAATCGTTACATAATACTGAGTGAGAGTTTGTGCACACGTGGCTGGTATCACCATTCATCGCGGCAGCGGCCGGCGCCGTGCCGCTTGCCGCCTAGGCAGACCTCGCCCGGGTCCACGATGCGGTCCGGCGCGCGAATGATGTGTCCTTCGCGCACGTCCTCCTTGCGAAGCTGCCCCACCTGCAGCACCTTGGCGCGCCGCGCCTGCGCAGCCTGGCCCGGGGCTCGCACCAGCACGCGCCTCACAGCGTCCACGCTGGGTGGCAGCACcgtcagcagcaacagcagcgacGCGAACGAGAGCGCCGCGGTGGCCGTCCCGCGCATGACGCTGCAGGCCTGTAAACAGTGGAAAGTGGCACAGGTGACGcgaattattatttgaaaataaagtcttaaaagtttttacttctctctGAGctataatttacactactggccattaaaattgctacaccacgaagatgacgtgctacagacgcgaaatttaaccgacaggaagaagaagctgtgacatgcgaatgattagcttttcagaacattcacacaaggttggcgccggtggcgacacctacaacgtgcagacatgaggaaagtttccaaccaatttctcatacacaaacagcagctgaccagcggtgcctggtaaaacgttgttgtgataccccgtataaggaggagaaatgagtaccaacacgtttccgactttgatacaggtcggattgtagcctatcgcgattgcggtttatcgtatcgcgacattgctgctcgcgttggtcgagatccaatgactgtgagcagaatatggaatcggtgggttcaggagggtaatacggaacgccgtgctggatcccaacggcctcgtatgactagcagtctggatgacaggcatcttatctgcatggctgtaacggatcgtgcagccacgtctcgattccagagtcaacaaatggggacgtttgcaagacatcaaccatctgcacgaacagttcgacgacgtttgcagcagcatggactatgagctcggagaccatggctgcagttacccttgacgctgcatcacagacaggaccacctgcgatggtgcactcaacgacgaatctgggagcacgaatgggaaaacgtcatttttttcggatgaatccaggttctgtttacagcaccatgatggtcgcaaccgtgtttggcgacatcgcggcgaacgcgcattggaagcgtgtattcctcatcgtcatactggtgtatcacccggcgtgatggtatggggtgccattggttacacgtctcggtcacctcttgttcgcactgaccgcacgttgaacagtggacgttacatttcggatgtgttacgacccgtggctctacccttcattcgatccctgcgaaaccctacatttcagcaggataatgcacggcctgtacgggcctttctggatacagaaaatgttcgactgctgccctggctagcacattctccagatctcacaccaattgaaaacgtctggtcaatggtggtcgagcaactggcttgtcacaatacgccactcactactcttgatgaagtgcggtatcgtgatgaagctgcatgggcagctgtacctgtacacgccatccaagctctgttcgacccaatgcccaggcgtatcaaggcctatgggacttaacatctgaggtcatcagttccctagacttagaactacttaaacctaaggacatctcacacatccatgcccgaggcaggattcgaacctgcgacccaccctcaaaatagttcaaatggctctaagcaccatgggatttaacatctgaggtcatcagtcccctagacttagaactacttaaacctaactaacctaaggacatcacacacatccatgcccgaggcaggattcgaacctgcgaccgtagcggtcgcgcggttccagactgtagcgcctagaacctctcggccacctcggccggcgctgctcttcagtgcagatgcaccacaggctcaactcttacgggaatcggggaAGTGCTGTGATTAACGAGGATAAGGGGAAAGgaacactacattagtagtgtgtggataagatgAAAATCTGTctatgacgggaggcgtgctagaatAGTACATGCAGTTGTGATGCCCACATCGCGATGCGACGAGCACTTGCATTTTTAAATGGACCTTTTCCTAAGGAGGAAAAGTCAAGACGAAGAGAGAATAACCGAAGCAGCCATACACGCATTGTTGCACATGGTTTGGGAGACGAGATAAATATCAAGCTGTTTACCAAAACTCAAAGGAATTAATCTTCAATGAACGTTCCAGAAATGCCACAAAGTCTCTTAACGCGCATGCATCCACGCCTGCGTGCATTTCTAGGCTTACAAATCCTGTTTCGGCTAAAAGTGCATTAACACAACTACATCAGCTCTAAACAATTCGCATTATCTCTCTCCCAAACCACCATATCTGGCGATCTATACTAGGACGTCGTCATCGAGAGAGAGTTAGCAcgtttgtaaaaatttaaaataattacataattttgtaagTTCTGTATTATACTCATTGTTGTCTTTCTCTGTTTCATGAGTGTGATACTATATTATCGCAACGAGGATGGAAATGACACGATGTGCAAAAGATTAAACACAATCAATTGGGGAATTAATTCCGGAAGGAGCGAGAAAAACCAACGAAAAGGCAGGAAAGTACACGATCCATTGCGTACGTGATTGCGCTTCGTAGCGTCTCTGTCAACAGGTATCGTAGtacctttcctaatccaattcccagcATTCTCATAACATACGTAGACATTTGgatagaaaattaattttgaggaGAGAAACCTGTGCATGCAATTGATTTACGCCGAAAAAGTATTTTGATACATGTTAGCGTGGCACCGCTGAATAGATTTCGTAGTGGTATCTTCACTATTACAAACAGAATATTTGATTTTCAGAagtattctttattttttaattttttttaaattatcaaaaaATGAGTACACAAAATAGGCACATTATTGCCAATCCATTGCTGGATAGCCTGCACAAGATGTGGCCGACATGGACATTGCAACAAATGAAATCGAAACAGAACATGTCGGTAGCAGTGATAACGACCAGTTACATTTGTCAATTGACATGGATACATATGACAGGAACATTATCATTCGAAATGATACTATGATGACAACAGATGTGACAGGGTCACGGTTTTCTCCAGGGAAGATTTTTTCTCTTGGCGAAAATGTATCGTGCGTCAGCGCGGACTTGTTAAATCTTTCTTTGCCTGCTACACTTACGCCTAGTGCAAACGTGATTGGACAGCGTGCATTGCGCACACCGGAAACCCCGAACAAGATGCAAATGCTACAACAGTTATTTAAACAAAGCTTCAGTGATTTCAAGAACGACTTTAAGGAAGAGCAAAAACACTCAAACGAAGTATtgatgaaaaatttaatgatttttcaaAATAACAGACATACACAAAAGGAATAACTTGGAGAGCAAAAGCGAGACCTTGATGCTTTGAAAACCGACGTAGAACAACAGTTCAATGACTTGACAAAAGATTTGTGTAGTGATCTTTCAAATGAATTACCGGATAATCTTGTAGGTATGGGGGGAAATCCTAAACACACAATTTCTCACCGATatgtcacaaaataaaaataatataagccAAAAACTGCCATCAGTAGGCGATACACAAGAGCTCAGTTCATGAGAAAGCAGCAAGAGAGGATAGATAAAGACATTAAGGAAGTAAAGGAAGAGAGTACACTGGCGTAGGAGGTAGTCCAGGAAAACAAGGTTTATATAGACGTGATTGAGAAATCGATGTATATCAGAGATTGAAAGCAGTGGAGGAAAAATCGCGGACTAACGTCGTTAGTAACACTGAAAAGGAGAGGGAACATTCAGCCCCAGGCTATAAGACGTCAACACACGAGGCAGATCATCCATCCGCACTTGAACCCTAACCTGTCaggtctagaagagcgtagcgctccaaaagattggaaaagggcacaggtcatccccgttttcaagaaggttcaaaatggttcaaatggctctgagcactatgggacttaacatctgaggtcatcagtcccctagaacttagaactacttaaacctaactaacctaaggacatcacacacatccatgcccgagccaggattcgaacctgcgacagtagcagtcccgcggttccggactgtagcgcctagaaccgcacggccaccgcggccggccttccaagaagggacgtcgaactgatgcgcagaactatagacctatatctctaacgtcgatcagttgtacaattatggaacacgtattatgttcgagtataatgacttgtctggagactagaaatctactctgtaggaatcagcatgggtttcgaaaaagacgcttgtgtgaaacccatctcgcactattcgtccacgaggcttagagggccatagacacgggttcacaggtagttgccgtgtttcttgacttccgccaggcgttcgatacagttccccacagtcgtttaatgaacaaagtaagagcatatcaaatatcagaccaattgtgtgattggattgaagagttcctagataacagaacgcagcatgtcattttcaatggagagaagtcttccgaagtaaaagtgatttcaggtgtgccgcaggggagtgtcataggaccgtggctattcacaatgtacataaatgaccttgtggatgatattggaagttcactgaggctttttgcagatgatgctgtggtgtatcgagaggttgtaacaatggaaaattgtactgaaatgcaggggatctgcaacgaattgacgcatggtgcagggaatggctattcaatctcattgtagacaagtataatgtgctgcgaatacacagaaagaaagatcctttatcatttagctagaatttagcaggtcagcaactggaagcagttaattccataaattatctgggagtaggcattacgagtgatttaaaatggaatgaccatataaaattaatcgtcggtaaagcagatgccagacatattcattggaagattcctaaggatACGCAGTCCTAAAacacaggaagtaggttacagtacagttgttcgcccactgcttgaatactactcaccggcGTGGGTTCCGTacccgatagggttgatagaagacatagagaagatccaacggagagcagcgcgcttcgttacaggatcatttagtaatcgcgaaagcgttacggagttgatagatgaactccagtggaagactctgcaggagagacgctcaggagctcggtacgggcttttgttgaagtttcgagaacataccttcaccgaggagtcaagcagtatattgctccctcctacgtacatctcgcgaagagaccataaggataaaatcagagagattagagcccgcacagaggcatactggcaatctttctttccacgaacaatacgagactggaatagaagggagaaccgatagatgtactcaaagtaccctcccgacacaccgtcaggtggcttgccgagtatggatgtagatgtagatgtagatgcagcagtCGCTGTCATTCTCTGTCCCTGTCTCTCAGAGCCATTCGGAATACGATCCGAAACATCCAAACAATGCCCGCCGGCAACAGACACTTCTGCATACCTTTCTTCTTTGCTCGCGGATGAAGGCCTGTTACGACACAGGCAGTTTTCGATTTTTTCTTCCGAAGATAAACGAACAAACCTAGTCGCGTTCACAAGTGCCTTCGGGAACCTTTTGCCAAGGGACTGGACCGAAGCGCAGAAgatacgctttgtgatagattatACACAGGGTGATGTCTTGCTTTGGGGCACTGACATGGCGGGAAATTGTCACacctacgaacagtttgaaagggcattcctAGACAAGTTCTGGTCTATCGCGGTACAAGAGTGACTTTGGCGCGAAGTGTTTAACCCGGCGCCATTCAGCAGTAAACACGGAGGGCTCGGAAGATGTTTTGAGAGATATCTAAATAAAACCCGTTAGTGGACAAACGCGGTGTCACACGTAGATGTCCTAAAAATTTTGGGTAGCTGACTACGAGCTAACATACGTGAGAAATTAATCACCTCCTCTGAGCACGACATAGAGAATTTCCTCTCAATTCTCGATTCCATTGATCTTTTCTACTAAGAGACACCTGAGCAAGCACGAAGTGATAGCTCGCAGGTAGAGTCCAAACGAACTAACGAATAACACGGTGGGAATGGCAACAACAACCAACACGGTTGGCAGCCATATCTCCTCTCTGCAATACCAACAGGAACGAATTTGGTAACGGAAAGGGACAAAAATTCAAGTTAGGATAGAAAAAGGATACGAAAATAACCAAGGACAGAATTTCAGTCGGTCAGGATTTAATGAGCGGAGAGGTCATAGTCAGCAAGTGTGCAAAGCGCCGCCGACCGGGGGCAATGGCCCGAACGGCAACTGGCAAGGACAGGACGCAACCGGGCGACAAAATAATCCGCCGCCGCCTGACTATAATCAGTAGAATCAAAATTACGTTTCGAATAGCTCCCAGGGTTGACGAAATTTCGAATCAAGAGCCGCGTAAGATGCTAATTGGCTAAACCAGACGCATAATGTGCAGTATTTGAGGTTACCCCTAAGGGGGAGGTCATTTCTCAGGGTAATTCGGAAAGCTCGAACCGGTCGCGATAGGCACCCGTTCGATGATCAGTAACAGGGATGGGGGCGTGCAACTACTTAAAAGCTGTTTTCTTAGATACGACAACTGTGGTGATATCAAAGATGACCTGTGTCAGGAAGATCTTGCAACTGTGTAGATTAAAATGAAGGCACATGTACGTACAGACAGTAATCAATGCACAAATACTTGGTTTAAGGGTATCCACAATACTGGTCACTGGAGCTACCACGAATATAATTTCACAGGGCGTGTTTGATCAATTGCAAAAACGAGGACACAAAACGACACCTACAGTCAAAAACTGTAAATCCAATAGTTTTAGGAGATAAGTCTAAATGTGTAAAATTGCAGGCATggattcctatcagattcagagCTTCTCTTTACAATGCATTTTTCTTGTGGTTGAAGGGctaatagttggttggttggttttggggaaggagaccagacagcgtggtcatcggtctcatcggattagggaaggatggggaaggaagtcggccgtgccctttcagaggaaccatcccggcatttgcctggagtgatttagggaaatcacggaaaacctaaatcaggatggccggacacgggattgaaccgtcgtcctcccgaatgcgagtccagtgtggctaATAGTAAACTGCCATTATGGCATGGACACCTTTAGGAAGTACCAAGCACAAATTGACATTGTTAAGGGGAGGTGTCATCTCGTTGTGAACGACCAACAGTATTCAGTACACCTAGCCAAGTCATACGCCGAGAAAGCAAACCAAAACACACTGTTAAAGTTCGAATACAATTCTTCTATCCAACCACACCAATGTTTATAAGCACACAGGGAACTGAGCAATCACAGGAAGTGGAAATGGGCTCTGATATCGTGCACGCCAAGGTAAGTGAATCAGCGTGTCTTACGGAAGAACAAAAGAAAGAACTGCAGGGTCTTTTAATATGTTATGCTCATGTTTTTGAACGATGCCCCGGAATAATCAAAGGATACAGATACAAAATGGAGATGTATCCACACGAAACTTTCTGCTTTTCGTCTTAccccattccttggtccaagaaggaggCTGTGATGAAAGAGATCAATGGACTGCTAAACGGGGAATTAATACAACCATACTTATCTGCATACTGTAACCCCGGTTTGGCCGTTAGCAAT
It includes:
- the LOC126251592 gene encoding uncharacterized protein LOC126251592 isoform X2 produces the protein MRGTATAALSFASLLLLLTVLPPSVDAVRRVLVRAPGQAAQARRAKVLQVGQLRKEDVREGHIIRAPDRIVDPGEVCLGGKRHGAGRCRDEW